Proteins from a single region of Pseudomonas quebecensis:
- a CDS encoding DUF924 family protein — protein MIPHDATASHTAQDVLDFWKTAGPKRWFAKSEAFDATFRDTFYATHLQAARRELEGWLDSAQGALALLILLDQFPRNAFRGTAHMFATDPLARLYAQRMLDAGLDQQVEPALRAFCYLPFEHSEERADQQRSLQLNQTLDANTFRWAKEHARIIERFGRFPHRNKVLARITTAEEQAFLDTGGFAG, from the coding sequence GTGATCCCCCATGACGCCACAGCCAGTCACACCGCCCAGGACGTTCTCGATTTCTGGAAAACCGCCGGCCCCAAGCGCTGGTTCGCCAAGAGCGAAGCCTTCGACGCCACTTTCCGGGACACGTTCTACGCCACCCATCTGCAAGCCGCCCGCCGCGAGCTGGAGGGTTGGCTGGACTCGGCGCAAGGCGCGCTGGCCCTGCTGATCCTGCTGGACCAATTCCCGCGCAACGCCTTTCGCGGCACCGCGCATATGTTCGCCACCGACCCGCTGGCGCGGCTGTATGCGCAGCGCATGCTCGACGCCGGGCTGGACCAGCAGGTTGAACCGGCGTTGCGCGCCTTCTGCTACCTGCCATTCGAGCACTCCGAAGAACGCGCCGACCAGCAACGCTCCCTGCAACTCAATCAGACGCTGGACGCGAACACCTTTCGTTGGGCCAAGGAACATGCGCGCATCATCGAACGATTTGGGCGCTTCCCCCATCGCAATAAAGTGCTGGCGCGGATCACCACGGCAGAGGAGCAGGCGTTCCTGGACACCGGAGGCTTTGCCGGGTAA
- the yfcF gene encoding glutathione transferase produces MHHKPLRLYVDSLYTSPYAMSVFVALQEKGLAFDTIPLDLEAGQNQAVDYARLSLTQRVPTLIEGDFALSESSAITEYLEQVYPSIPVYPTDPKQRAKARQVQAWLRSDLLPIRQERSTLVVFCGQKMPPLSPVAEAAAAKLIAAAQALLSDNPVHLCGEWSIADVDLAVMLNRLILNGDAVPAELVAYAQRQWQRPSVQAWVNQPRPAL; encoded by the coding sequence ATGCACCACAAACCGTTGCGTCTTTACGTCGACTCGCTCTACACCAGCCCTTACGCAATGTCGGTTTTCGTCGCCCTGCAAGAAAAAGGCCTGGCGTTCGATACGATCCCCCTGGACCTGGAGGCAGGGCAAAACCAGGCGGTCGACTATGCGCGGCTGTCGCTGACACAACGGGTGCCGACGCTGATCGAGGGGGATTTTGCCTTGTCGGAGTCCTCCGCGATCACCGAGTACCTGGAGCAGGTTTACCCGTCTATCCCGGTGTATCCCACCGACCCGAAGCAGCGTGCCAAAGCGCGCCAAGTACAGGCCTGGTTACGCAGTGATTTGCTGCCGATCCGCCAGGAGCGCTCGACGCTGGTGGTGTTCTGCGGGCAGAAAATGCCGCCGTTGTCGCCAGTGGCCGAAGCGGCCGCCGCTAAATTGATTGCGGCGGCCCAGGCACTGCTGTCGGATAACCCGGTTCACCTGTGCGGCGAGTGGTCGATTGCCGATGTAGACCTGGCGGTGATGCTTAACCGCTTGATCCTCAATGGCGACGCAGTGCCTGCCGAGCTGGTGGCGTATGCGCAGCGCCAGTGGCAGCGGCCGTCGGTGCAGGCGTGGGTCAATCAGCCACGTCCGGCGCTGTAG
- a CDS encoding ATPase, with the protein MRTFIQLCSIILMLGTAALNNAAIAGDLRAGHLLPIVGSVDSLQPTQSVGVLLSDNTRDNLSYLERYHDMALNGAKDALDSRIRAAFVNSSDPELAMDWLMHSLQGSFVSVTVYDNLDALVRAHPDVVVMLDTHNQLLTPRNDQVQARFVARFYDADLQYIAKAEGSVHRHVPSVWVRDKAAPEIAAQIEQQRDVQLDALKQFDASLKALMRAG; encoded by the coding sequence ATGAGAACGTTTATTCAATTGTGTTCAATCATTCTGATGCTGGGGACAGCTGCGCTCAATAACGCGGCAATTGCCGGCGATCTGCGTGCAGGCCATTTGCTACCTATCGTCGGTAGCGTAGACTCTCTGCAGCCTACGCAATCGGTGGGTGTGTTGCTGAGCGACAACACCCGCGACAATCTCAGCTACCTTGAACGCTACCACGACATGGCCTTGAACGGCGCCAAGGATGCCCTCGATTCACGCATCCGCGCAGCGTTCGTCAACAGCTCCGACCCGGAACTTGCCATGGACTGGTTGATGCATTCGCTGCAGGGCAGCTTCGTCTCGGTCACCGTCTACGACAACCTGGATGCCCTGGTGCGAGCGCATCCGGATGTGGTGGTGATGCTCGACACTCACAACCAGTTGCTGACCCCGCGTAATGACCAGGTCCAAGCGCGGTTTGTGGCGCGGTTCTATGATGCCGACCTGCAATACATCGCCAAGGCCGAGGGCTCGGTACACCGTCATGTGCCGTCGGTGTGGGTGCGCGACAAGGCTGCGCCGGAGATTGCGGCGCAGATCGAACAGCAGCGCGATGTACAGCTCGACGCCTTGAAGCAGTTCGATGCATCGCTCAAGGCGCTGATGCGTGCGGGTTGA
- a CDS encoding creatininase family protein yields the protein MLLHKSTWIEIEQFLQRSRTVVVPIGSNEQHGPTGLLGTDWMCPEIIAHEAQRHADLLIGPTFNIGMAQHHLGFPGTISLRPSTFIAAIGDWVRSLAGHGFEKILFLNGHGGNIATIEAAFSELYAEASFARRPAGFALKLVNWWDLEGVNELAHRQFPVGHGSHATPSEIAVTQWAYPDAIKTADYSPQIANTGPIREALDFRARFPDGRMGSDPALATVEKGGELVALAAQGLIKTVRHFADEVKP from the coding sequence ATGCTTCTACATAAGTCCACCTGGATCGAGATCGAGCAGTTTCTGCAGCGCAGCCGCACGGTGGTGGTGCCCATCGGTTCCAACGAGCAGCACGGCCCGACCGGTCTGCTGGGCACCGACTGGATGTGCCCGGAAATCATCGCCCATGAGGCACAACGGCACGCCGACCTGCTGATCGGCCCCACGTTCAATATCGGCATGGCCCAGCATCATCTGGGGTTTCCCGGCACCATCTCCCTGCGCCCCTCCACTTTTATCGCCGCGATTGGCGATTGGGTGCGCTCGCTGGCCGGGCATGGCTTCGAGAAGATCCTGTTCCTGAACGGCCATGGCGGCAATATCGCCACGATTGAAGCGGCGTTTTCCGAGTTGTACGCCGAAGCCAGCTTCGCCCGGCGTCCGGCCGGGTTCGCGCTGAAACTGGTGAACTGGTGGGATCTGGAGGGTGTCAATGAGCTGGCCCATCGTCAGTTCCCTGTGGGTCATGGCAGCCACGCCACGCCGTCGGAAATCGCAGTGACGCAATGGGCTTACCCGGATGCAATCAAGACAGCCGACTATTCGCCGCAGATCGCCAACACCGGGCCGATCCGCGAAGCGCTGGACTTCCGCGCACGCTTCCCCGATGGGCGCATGGGTTCCGACCCGGCGCTGGCGACGGTGGAAAAAGGCGGGGAACTGGTGGCGTTGGCCGCTCAGGGGCTGATCAAAACAGTGCGTCACTTCGCTGACGAAGTTAAACCGTAA
- a CDS encoding murein L,D-transpeptidase catalytic domain family protein: MLTFLCRLGLMAASLAALSNSVLAANGNVPSLYNSLARSAPELNPTVLKSALNAVQCAVSNGEERSERLAVIDYSQPSTARRLWIFDLRKKTLVLRDLVAHGAKSGENFATQFSNLEGSHQSSLGLFRTQESYLGTHGYSLRMDGLEPGFNDSARDRAIVIHAADYVSPLWSKREGRIGRSQGCPAVRPQVARQVVDKLKDGQFMFSWYPDQRWLKSSTYLNCKPQQVASSRTIRGG; this comes from the coding sequence ATGCTGACTTTCCTGTGCCGCCTCGGCCTGATGGCCGCAAGCCTGGCTGCGTTGAGTAACTCTGTGCTCGCCGCCAATGGCAACGTGCCTTCCTTGTATAACAGCCTGGCGCGATCGGCTCCAGAACTCAATCCCACTGTGCTCAAAAGCGCCCTTAACGCGGTGCAATGTGCAGTCAGCAACGGCGAAGAACGCTCCGAACGCCTGGCCGTGATCGATTATTCCCAACCTTCGACCGCCCGTCGCCTGTGGATCTTCGACCTGCGCAAGAAAACCCTGGTGCTGCGCGACCTGGTGGCCCACGGCGCCAAGTCCGGGGAAAACTTCGCCACCCAGTTCTCCAACCTTGAAGGCAGCCACCAGTCCAGCCTTGGCCTGTTCCGCACCCAGGAAAGTTACCTGGGCACCCATGGTTATTCACTGCGCATGGACGGGCTGGAGCCGGGGTTCAATGACTCGGCCCGCGACCGCGCTATTGTGATTCATGCCGCCGATTACGTCAGCCCACTGTGGAGCAAGCGCGAAGGCCGTATTGGCCGCAGCCAGGGTTGCCCGGCCGTGCGCCCGCAAGTGGCGCGTCAAGTGGTGGACAAGCTCAAGGACGGCCAGTTCATGTTTTCGTGGTATCCCGACCAGCGCTGGTTGAAGTCTTCCACTTACCTCAATTGCAAGCCCCAACAGGTCGCCAGTAGTCGTACAATCCGTGGCGGTTAG
- a CDS encoding L,D-transpeptidase family protein, translated as MFKKHACYLSICLLVAPLVATADALPVEPLPVTTPAPVDLAPVQQALAQLPSVCPGLAPQIDAAAQGRLQAFYQQQGDVALWSDEARRQALHAQLQLLADDGLDPSHYSLPAVDATANVLCSDIDSSRHYLQALQDLHYGRLQQSRFEPLWHSQPPARDPDVEVLALAAVGLQDMAQAFDQARPGADLYRSLRNAYASVRLQPLPHWDAVGSGPLLRPGMEDTRVPQLARRLYDGGYLAAEPQGVGKQYRAELVDAVKAFQLSHSLQADGVIGAGTVAELNISPAVRREQLRINLERFRWLAQDLEPEGVLVNVAAAQLSVYQSGIPVWQTRLQVGRAERQTPLLKSRITRLTLNPTWTIPPTIMREDKLPAIRLNPEYLRQQNLQVLDAQGQPLAPEQIDWAHPGNILLRQEAGPRNPLGKIVMRFPNPYSVYLHDTPSQPLFTKGPRAFSSGCVRVEQPLLLRDLLVSPAERARTDELLATGVTHEFRLATPVPVLLGYWTVEVDRQGGLVYAPDIYGRDLVLMKAMGSVL; from the coding sequence TTGTTCAAAAAACACGCATGTTACTTGAGCATTTGCTTGCTCGTTGCACCATTGGTCGCCACGGCCGACGCGCTGCCGGTCGAGCCCTTGCCGGTGACGACGCCGGCACCGGTCGACCTGGCGCCCGTGCAGCAGGCGCTGGCGCAGTTGCCCAGTGTCTGCCCCGGCCTTGCGCCGCAGATCGACGCCGCCGCACAGGGGCGCCTGCAAGCCTTTTATCAGCAGCAAGGTGATGTCGCGTTGTGGTCCGACGAAGCCCGTCGCCAAGCCTTGCACGCCCAACTGCAACTGCTCGCCGACGACGGCCTGGACCCTTCCCACTATAGCCTGCCTGCCGTGGATGCCACGGCTAACGTGCTGTGCAGCGATATCGACAGCAGCCGCCACTACCTGCAGGCCCTGCAGGACCTGCACTACGGACGATTGCAGCAATCACGCTTCGAACCGCTGTGGCATTCCCAGCCGCCTGCCCGCGACCCCGACGTTGAAGTGCTCGCCCTTGCTGCGGTGGGCCTGCAGGACATGGCCCAGGCGTTCGATCAAGCGCGCCCCGGCGCCGATCTGTATCGCAGCCTGCGTAATGCCTATGCGAGCGTGCGCCTGCAACCGTTGCCGCATTGGGACGCCGTGGGCAGTGGCCCGTTGTTGCGCCCCGGCATGGAAGACACGCGGGTGCCGCAGCTGGCACGGCGTCTCTACGACGGCGGCTACCTGGCCGCTGAGCCCCAGGGCGTCGGCAAGCAATACCGCGCTGAGCTGGTAGATGCGGTCAAAGCCTTTCAGCTCAGCCATTCATTGCAGGCCGATGGCGTGATCGGTGCCGGCACGGTAGCCGAGCTTAATATCAGCCCGGCGGTGCGTCGCGAGCAGTTGCGCATCAACCTCGAACGCTTCCGCTGGCTGGCCCAGGACCTGGAGCCCGAAGGCGTGCTGGTCAACGTCGCCGCGGCACAACTGAGCGTCTATCAGAGCGGCATCCCCGTGTGGCAAACCCGTCTGCAAGTGGGCCGCGCCGAGCGCCAGACACCGTTGCTCAAATCGCGCATCACCCGGCTGACGCTCAACCCCACCTGGACCATCCCGCCCACGATTATGCGCGAGGACAAACTTCCGGCCATTCGCCTCAATCCCGAATACCTGCGCCAGCAGAACCTGCAGGTGCTCGACGCCCAAGGCCAGCCGCTGGCCCCGGAACAGATCGACTGGGCACACCCCGGCAACATCCTGCTGCGCCAGGAAGCCGGCCCACGCAATCCGCTGGGCAAAATCGTGATGCGCTTTCCCAACCCCTACTCGGTGTACCTGCACGACACCCCCAGCCAGCCGCTGTTCACCAAGGGCCCGCGCGCGTTCAGCTCCGGCTGCGTGCGGGTTGAACAACCGTTGCTGCTGCGCGACCTGCTGGTCAGTCCTGCCGAGCGCGCTCGCACCGACGAACTGCTGGCCACCGGCGTGACCCATGAATTCCGCCTGGCTACCCCGGTGCCGGTACTGCTGGGCTATTGGACAGTGGAAGTGGACCGCCAGGGCGGCCTGGTGTACGCGCCGGATATCTACGGGCGGGACCTGGTGCTGATGAAGGCGATGGGCAGCGTGCTCTGA
- a CDS encoding AAA family ATPase: MLIVFSGLPGTGKTTIAHELARRLNAVYLRIDVIEQAIRDAEVLAGDVGASGYGVANAVALSNLLLGHRVIADGVNPVRESRAAWQAVALAAGVKLVDVQVICSDRQAHQGRVERRTGDIPGLTPPTWHSVMTHEYEAWAQAPLTVDTATLSATEAVETLLAHLGR; encoded by the coding sequence ATGCTCATCGTCTTCAGCGGATTGCCCGGCACCGGCAAAACCACCATCGCCCATGAACTGGCGCGGCGGCTCAACGCGGTTTACCTGCGGATCGATGTGATCGAGCAGGCCATTCGCGATGCCGAGGTGCTGGCGGGTGATGTGGGGGCCAGCGGTTACGGCGTGGCCAATGCCGTCGCGCTGAGCAATCTTCTGTTAGGGCATCGGGTGATCGCCGACGGCGTCAATCCAGTGCGGGAAAGTCGTGCGGCGTGGCAGGCGGTGGCCCTGGCGGCGGGCGTTAAGTTAGTGGATGTACAGGTGATTTGCTCCGATCGGCAGGCACATCAAGGCCGGGTTGAAAGGCGCACCGGGGATATCCCCGGCCTGACGCCACCCACTTGGCACTCGGTGATGACCCATGAGTATGAAGCCTGGGCGCAAGCGCCGTTGACCGTCGACACGGCTACGCTGTCCGCGACCGAGGCGGTTGAAACGCTGCTCGCTCATCTAGGGCGATAA
- a CDS encoding PAS domain-containing sensor histidine kinase: MPADVFDSAACALAVTGEDGTILKANARFGDWLGFSTAELCARRFQDLLTMGGRIFHQTHLAPMLRMHGSITEVKLDILHRDGHKVTVLLNGNKRVQADTVVYDLALFGTTDRDKYERELLNARNLAEALLQEKTATELALQNAQAELNAAYAISQRRAVFAEQMMAIVSHDLKNPLTAIRMASDFLSRSERTAKERQLLGHIGQSSERAQRMIADLLDFTQARVGHGIVIKAAPLDLHHVIQRAVEELRVAFPKATLLHCAEGSGQACLDADRVQQIIGNLVANSVAYGDLQEPITITSHLGDNAGAVSVHNHGAPIPQALLEGLFEPMTRGTDQGSDVRSVGLGLYIVRELAKVHGGDVAVNSCAAAGTTFTVTFQNT, translated from the coding sequence GTGCCGGCTGACGTGTTCGACAGCGCCGCCTGCGCCCTGGCCGTTACCGGCGAAGATGGCACGATCCTCAAGGCCAATGCGCGCTTCGGCGATTGGCTGGGGTTCAGCACCGCCGAGCTGTGTGCGCGCAGGTTTCAGGACCTGCTGACCATGGGCGGGCGAATCTTCCATCAGACCCACCTGGCACCGATGCTGCGCATGCACGGCAGCATCACCGAAGTGAAACTGGACATCCTGCACCGCGACGGCCACAAGGTGACCGTGCTGCTCAACGGAAATAAACGCGTGCAGGCCGATACGGTGGTGTACGACCTGGCCCTGTTCGGCACCACCGACCGTGACAAGTACGAGCGCGAACTGCTGAACGCCCGCAACCTGGCCGAAGCGCTGCTGCAGGAAAAAACCGCCACAGAGCTGGCGCTGCAGAACGCCCAGGCCGAGTTGAACGCGGCCTATGCCATCTCCCAGCGCCGCGCGGTGTTCGCCGAGCAGATGATGGCAATCGTCAGCCACGACCTGAAAAACCCGCTGACCGCGATCCGCATGGCCTCGGACTTTCTCAGCCGCAGCGAACGCACCGCCAAGGAGCGTCAGCTGCTGGGGCATATCGGCCAATCCTCCGAACGTGCCCAGCGCATGATCGCCGACCTGCTGGACTTCACCCAGGCGCGGGTCGGCCACGGCATCGTGATCAAAGCCGCGCCACTGGACCTGCACCACGTGATTCAGCGCGCGGTGGAGGAACTGCGCGTGGCCTTCCCCAAGGCCACCCTGTTGCATTGCGCCGAAGGCAGCGGCCAAGCGTGCCTGGACGCCGACCGCGTGCAGCAGATTATCGGCAACCTGGTGGCCAACAGCGTGGCGTATGGCGATCTGCAGGAGCCCATCACCATTACCTCGCATCTTGGCGACAACGCAGGTGCGGTGTCGGTGCATAACCACGGCGCCCCCATCCCGCAGGCCTTGCTCGAAGGGCTGTTCGAACCCATGACCCGCGGCACCGACCAGGGCAGCGATGTACGCAGCGTGGGCCTGGGGTTGTACATCGTGCGCGAATTGGCCAAGGTGCACGGCGGGGATGTGGCGGTGAATTCCTGCGCGGCCGCCGGCACTACGTTTACGGTGACGTTTCAGAACACGTAG
- a CDS encoding alpha/beta fold hydrolase, producing MDLRHRNNVNVMGNGTSTLVFSHGFGCNQAMWNDLVPAFLEHFRVVLYDLVGAGLSDLSAFDKTRYATLDGYARDLNEIIDAYAEGPVILVGHSVSAMIGTLADRLAPGRIAAHVMIGPSPRYIDDEGYIGGFKRSDIDELLDTLDSNYLGWSSAMAPVIMGAPEQPALSDALTDSFCRTEPEIAKHFARVTFTSDNRQDVIGLATPVLILQSSDDLIAPVAVGEYLHRVLPNSTYCLVDNVGHCPHMSAPQACAAAMHGFLERWTATRAG from the coding sequence ATGGATTTACGTCACCGCAATAACGTCAACGTCATGGGCAACGGGACCTCGACCCTGGTGTTCTCCCATGGTTTTGGCTGCAACCAGGCCATGTGGAACGATCTGGTGCCGGCGTTTCTAGAGCACTTTCGCGTGGTGCTGTACGACCTGGTGGGCGCGGGCCTGTCGGACCTCAGCGCGTTCGACAAAACCCGGTACGCCACGCTGGACGGCTACGCCCGCGACTTGAACGAGATTATCGACGCCTATGCCGAAGGCCCGGTGATTCTGGTCGGGCATTCGGTCAGTGCGATGATCGGCACCCTCGCCGACCGCCTGGCGCCAGGACGTATCGCAGCCCATGTGATGATCGGGCCGTCGCCGCGCTATATCGATGACGAGGGTTACATCGGTGGATTCAAGCGCAGCGACATCGATGAACTGCTCGACACCCTCGACAGCAACTACCTGGGCTGGTCCAGCGCCATGGCCCCCGTGATCATGGGCGCACCTGAGCAACCGGCGCTCAGCGACGCCCTGACCGACAGTTTCTGCCGCACCGAGCCGGAGATCGCCAAACACTTTGCGCGGGTGACGTTTACCTCGGACAACCGCCAGGACGTAATCGGCCTGGCTACCCCGGTGTTGATCCTGCAATCGAGCGACGACCTCATCGCCCCGGTGGCCGTGGGCGAATACCTGCACCGTGTGTTGCCCAACAGCACGTACTGCCTGGTGGACAACGTCGGCCACTGCCCGCACATGAGCGCACCCCAGGCATGCGCGGCGGCCATGCACGGTTTCCTGGAGCGGTGGACGGCCACCCGTGCCGGCTGA
- a CDS encoding TPM domain-containing protein — translation MMRRLRQSALSLLLLVCASLLPTAHAQTSAIGVALDQRVIDLTHTLDASTTVRLKQQLADLEQRKGAQVAVLLIPTLGGADLEDYTNQLFRAWKLGRKDVNDGILLLVAKDDRKVRIEVGYGLEGTVTDLLAHRIIEEHITPAFRQGDYAGGIQQAVDDLTTLVDGGDLPALENPLVAPGAIAVLLAFILGAIGGVLIAARKLGWRAALVATLVITLGLTIVAGGHEWPVYLLVVPLTLLTGGATFGALWLVRTAFYGVLGLFAYIVAVVVANRFVDVSYVRWLAWPLGALVVLGLYLLLFLLIKASWKNSPSGFLLRAFVVAAIYGAAGLLLGHGAQGWLIAVPIASFLALFVFIPTRVGAGSSDGSSSDSSHSDSSSSSSSSGGGGSSGGGGASGSW, via the coding sequence ATGATGCGTCGGTTGCGGCAATCCGCCTTGAGTCTGCTGTTGCTTGTGTGCGCCAGCCTGTTGCCGACGGCTCACGCCCAGACGTCGGCCATTGGTGTCGCCCTGGACCAGCGGGTGATCGACCTTACCCATACGCTTGACGCCTCCACCACCGTGCGTCTCAAACAGCAACTGGCCGATCTGGAACAACGCAAAGGCGCGCAAGTCGCCGTGCTGTTGATACCCACGCTCGGCGGCGCGGACCTTGAGGATTACACCAACCAACTGTTCCGCGCCTGGAAGCTGGGGCGCAAGGACGTCAACGACGGCATCCTGCTGCTGGTGGCCAAAGATGACCGCAAGGTGCGCATCGAAGTGGGCTATGGCCTTGAGGGCACCGTCACCGATCTGCTGGCGCACCGCATCATCGAGGAGCACATCACCCCGGCGTTTCGTCAGGGCGACTATGCGGGTGGGATACAGCAGGCGGTCGATGACCTGACCACGCTGGTGGACGGTGGTGACCTGCCGGCGCTCGAAAATCCGTTGGTTGCTCCCGGCGCCATCGCGGTATTGCTGGCGTTCATCCTGGGGGCCATCGGTGGCGTGCTGATCGCGGCCCGCAAGCTGGGTTGGCGCGCCGCACTGGTCGCTACTCTGGTGATCACACTGGGACTGACGATTGTTGCCGGCGGCCACGAATGGCCGGTGTACCTGCTGGTTGTGCCGCTGACCCTGCTGACCGGCGGCGCTACGTTCGGCGCGTTGTGGCTGGTGCGTACGGCGTTCTATGGCGTGCTTGGGCTTTTCGCCTACATCGTCGCGGTCGTGGTCGCCAACCGCTTTGTGGACGTCAGTTATGTCCGCTGGCTGGCGTGGCCGCTGGGTGCTCTGGTAGTCCTGGGACTGTATTTGCTGTTGTTTCTGCTGATCAAAGCGTCCTGGAAAAACAGCCCGAGCGGGTTCCTCCTGCGAGCGTTCGTGGTGGCGGCGATCTACGGGGCGGCGGGGCTGCTGCTGGGGCACGGCGCGCAGGGTTGGCTGATCGCGGTGCCGATCGCGTCGTTTCTGGCGCTGTTTGTGTTTATCCCGACTCGCGTGGGAGCGGGGTCCAGCGACGGGTCCAGTTCAGATTCCAGCCATTCCGATTCGAGTTCCAGCAGCAGTTCATCGGGCGGCGGTGGTTCCAGTGGCGGTGGCGGGGCGTCGGGGAGCTGGTAG
- a CDS encoding GNAT family N-acetyltransferase encodes MPALTLRNAMPTDAARCYAIEITAYEGDEAATLEKIATRIALYPQGFLILEADGEIVGFINGGCAHEVVMSDEAFKELVGHSAEAPNVVIMSVVVDPAYQGKGYAKVLMSDFVQRMRALGKQTIHLMCKEQHVPLYTRMGYTYVQPSPSDHGGMAWHEMVMVL; translated from the coding sequence ATGCCCGCCCTCACCCTGCGCAACGCCATGCCCACTGACGCCGCTCGCTGCTATGCAATTGAAATCACCGCCTACGAAGGTGACGAAGCCGCGACCCTGGAAAAGATCGCCACGCGCATTGCGCTATACCCGCAAGGCTTTTTGATCCTGGAAGCCGACGGCGAAATAGTGGGTTTTATCAACGGCGGCTGCGCCCATGAAGTGGTGATGTCGGACGAGGCGTTCAAGGAACTGGTGGGGCATTCGGCCGAGGCGCCGAATGTGGTGATCATGTCGGTGGTGGTCGACCCGGCATATCAAGGCAAGGGCTACGCCAAGGTGTTGATGAGCGACTTCGTGCAGCGCATGCGCGCCTTGGGCAAACAGACGATTCACCTGATGTGCAAGGAGCAGCATGTGCCGTTGTACACGCGCATGGGCTACACCTATGTGCAGCCATCGCCGTCGGACCATGGCGGCATGGCGTGGCATGAGATGGTGATGGTGCTGTAA
- a CDS encoding GNAT family N-acetyltransferase codes for MLEIKRATLNDAVAAFDIRREAIRSQCVGAYTAEQMALWTRGKAEDGYSALMDKSFYLGWLNDEPVATGMLDLDNNEIGALFVLPAFTGRGYGKAMLDHLESLARELAIEEVVLDATLNAASFYRACGYVGDEQAIYHSPSGLQLACIPMKKRVG; via the coding sequence ATGCTGGAAATAAAACGCGCGACCCTCAACGACGCAGTCGCTGCTTTTGACATCCGCCGCGAAGCCATCCGCAGCCAATGCGTCGGCGCCTACACCGCTGAACAAATGGCACTCTGGACGCGTGGCAAAGCCGAGGACGGCTACAGCGCACTGATGGACAAATCGTTTTATCTGGGTTGGCTTAACGATGAGCCTGTAGCCACCGGCATGCTTGACCTGGACAACAACGAAATCGGTGCGCTGTTCGTGTTGCCCGCATTCACCGGACGCGGGTATGGCAAGGCCATGCTGGATCACCTTGAAAGTCTCGCGCGGGAACTGGCGATTGAAGAGGTGGTGCTGGATGCGACGTTGAACGCCGCGAGTTTTTATCGAGCGTGTGGTTATGTCGGGGATGAGCAGGCCATTTACCACTCACCGTCGGGGTTGCAGTTGGCGTGTATCCCGATGAAGAAGCGGGTTGGCTGA
- a CDS encoding DUF488 domain-containing protein, protein MNLYTAGYEGLTIDAFIAQLKQAGIDRVLDVREYPLSRKKGFSKNAFARDLAAQGIAYEHNRSLGCPKPIRKQYKEDGDWTTYAREFRTYIRTQGTVLNELVCNAAQQRICMVCYEADARFCHRSLIAEAAQELTPSLDIQHLPFKTTLFDDRLLSVA, encoded by the coding sequence ATGAACCTCTACACCGCAGGCTACGAGGGACTGACCATCGACGCATTCATTGCACAACTCAAGCAGGCCGGGATCGACAGAGTGCTGGATGTGCGTGAATACCCGTTATCGCGAAAAAAAGGTTTTTCCAAAAATGCATTTGCCCGGGATCTGGCCGCACAGGGGATCGCTTATGAGCATAACCGGTCGCTCGGCTGCCCAAAGCCCATACGCAAGCAGTACAAGGAAGACGGTGATTGGACAACCTATGCGCGCGAGTTCAGGACTTATATCCGCACCCAAGGCACGGTGTTGAACGAGCTGGTTTGCAATGCAGCCCAGCAGCGGATTTGTATGGTCTGTTATGAGGCGGACGCCCGTTTTTGCCACCGCAGTTTGATCGCTGAAGCCGCGCAGGAGTTGACGCCCTCGCTCGACATTCAACACCTACCCTTCAAAACAACGCTATTTGATGATCGTCTTCTTTCTGTCGCTTAG